A stretch of the Lactuca sativa cultivar Salinas chromosome 9, Lsat_Salinas_v11, whole genome shotgun sequence genome encodes the following:
- the LOC111889739 gene encoding pentatricopeptide repeat-containing protein At5g61990, mitochondrial, with protein MRKILLKNPKYSSSVHQNAIKRSISSSSTLISTSTKQNHRLLTEIKSILQSDNWESTLPVSHVPGKLNPHVIQLLLRENQAGIQSNSKTMTLFAIALCNSNLYGCVSLVIDAMITTGLSPISIWDSLVSCYNEKFDSHSNLNPKVFEVIVDRFRVKGLLDEAGEILLRNDNFVPSPLFFSSFLKDLINVKKLELFWKVCEVVLKKIGSLDVYVYTNMIKAHCMVGNVEDAKKVFLEMGEKGCNPSLVTYNVIIHGLCKSGRINEAIEIKKNMIHKGLVPNVFIYNTLLHGYCRMKRFEDAKMILKEMSDMGLDPNFVMYNALVNGFMSNGDVDSALRVKDKMIGSCVGPNLVVYNTILHGLCKGHMMEKADEIVNEMNKMGAKPDFRTFSLLIEGYCKERQMVDAFRVFEEMKRVDLEPNARIYGVLIIGLCHIRDLEKAYTLLKDAKNLEIDDMVYEVLLSYVSKENDYENTIRVFEAMKEEGKKPNVFCYASVIGSLCREKKMVEARSLMDEMIENGLEPNACIFGAFIKGYCNLSELKIANKYFYTMIGRGLVPNIEIYKVLMEENCKNGDLIDTFSIFRCMLSKKVFSDIYTYKIFLDGLIKYGKLEAVSRVLVEFKNKGFVLDVSLCNSIVLNLCKKGKVLEAWKLLEGTGFSSSIHTYNVLLKGFFKIGDKERAKDLFDEIKEKSLIPNDVTYGTMIIGSCKFKDLDTACGLLNEMVEKGVLVNSFLYNLLVECCYNIGDLEKAKELSREMTKKGFVLSSRFDLLTSKDQEPERSQMGM; from the coding sequence ATGCGGAAAATCCTTCTGAAAAACCCCAAATATTCGTCGAGTGTTCATCAAAATGCCATCAAAAGATCCATATCTTCATCTTCTACACTCATTTCCACTTCCACCAAGCAGAATCATCGCTTACTCACTGAAATCAAATCCATTCTTCAATCAGACAACTGGGAATCCACTCTACCTGTTTCACACGTGCCCGGAAAACTAAACCCACACGTCATCCAACTTCTACTTCGAGAAAACCAGGCGGGCATTCAATCAAATTCCAAAACGATGACGCTTTTCGCCATTGCTTTATGCAACTCTAACTTGTATGGATGCGTTAGTCTTGTAATTGACGCAATGATCACGACGGGTTTATCTCCGATCTCAATTTGGGATTCTTTGGTAAGTTGTTATAATGAGAAATtcgattctcattctaatttaaATCCCAAGGTTTTTGAAGTGATTGTTGATAGGTTTAGGGTAAAGGGTTTACTAGATGAAGCTGGTGAGATCCTATTACGAAATGACAATTTTGTCCCTAGTCCTCTGTTTTTCAGTTCGTTTCTAAAAGACTTGATTAATGTCAAGAAGCTAGAACTTTTCTGGAAAGTTTGTGAAGTTGTATTGAAAAAAATCGGTTCTTTAGATGTTTATGTGTATACTAACATGATCAAAGCTCATTGTATGGTGGGAAATGTTGAGGATGCAAAAAAGGTTTTTCTTGAAATGGGGGAGAAAGGGTGCAACCCTAGTTTAGTCACATATAACGTGATCATTCATGGTTTATGTAAATCCGGGAGGATTAATGAAGCGAttgaaatcaagaaaaatatGATTCATAAGGGATTAGTACCTAATGTGTTCATATATAATACGTTACTCCATGGATATTGCAGAATGAAGAGATTTGAAGATGCAAAAATGATATTGAAAGAGATGAGTGACATGGGTTTAGATCCGAATTTTGTGATGTACAATGCTTTGGTCAATGGGTTTATGTCAAATGGTGACGTGGACTCTGCATTGAGGGTTAAAGATAAGATGATTGGTAGTTGTGTGGGCCCAAATTTGGTTGTTTATAATACAATTCTTCACGGTTTATGCAAGGGGCATATGATGGAAAAAGCAGATGAAATAGTGAACGAGATGAATAAAATGGGCGCGAAACCGGATTTTAGAACTTTTAGTTTGTTGATTGAAGGGTATTGTAAAGAGAGACAAATGGTTGAtgcttttagggtttttgaggaGATGAAAAGGGTAGATTTGGAACCAAATGCGAGAATTTACGGGGTTTTGATTATTGGATTGTGTCACATTCGGGATCTTGAAAAGGCATACACGCTTTTGAAAGATGCGAAGAATCTTGAAATTGATGACATGGTGTACGAGGTTCTTTTAAGTTATGTATCGAAAGAAAATGATTATGAAAATACGATTAGGGTTTTTGAGGCGATGAAGGAAGAAGGGAAAAAACCGAATGTGTTTTGTTACGCGAGTGTTATTGGGAGTCTTTGTAGAGAAAAGAAAATGGTGGAAGCAAGATCTTTAATGGATGAAATGATTGAGAATGGTTTAGAGCCAAATGCATGTATTTTTGGAGCTTTTATTAAAGGGTATTGCAATTTAAGTGAATTAAAGATTGCTAATAAGTATTTCTACACGATGATAGGTCGTGGGTTAGTCCCAAATATTGAAATTTATAAAGTTTTAATGGaggaaaattgcaaaaatggtgaTTTAATCGACACGTTTTCGATTTTTAGATGTATGCTTTCTAAAAAGGTTTTTTCGGACATTTATACGTATAAAATCTTTCTTGATGGACTTATAAAATATGGAAAATTAGAAGcggtttctagggttttggttgAGTTTAAGAACAAAGGTTTTGTTCTTGATGTCTCATTATGCAACTCGATTGTATTGAATTTGTGTAAGAAAGGAAAAGTTCTAGAAGCTTGGAAGCTTCTAGAAGGTACCGGGTTTTCTTCAAGTATTCATACTTACAATGTTTTATTGAAGGGTTTTTTCAAGATTGGTGATAAAGAGAGAGCCAAAGATTTGTTTGATGAAATTAAGGAAAAAAGTTTGATTCCGAATGATGTCACATATGGTACAATGATTATTGGTTCATGCAAGTTTAAAGATTTAGATACCGCGTGTGGGTTGTTAAATGAAATGGTGGAGAAGGGTGTTTTGGTAAATAGCTTTCTTTATAATCTTCTTGTGGAGTGTTGTTACAATATTGGGGATTTGGAGAAAGCTAAGGAGTTGAGTCGtgaaatgaccaaaaagggtTTCGTGTTATCTTCCcgttttgacttgttgacttctaAAGATCAAGAACCCGAAAGAAGCCAAATGGGAATGTGA
- the LOC111889740 gene encoding LOW QUALITY PROTEIN: protein ACTIVITY OF BC1 COMPLEX KINASE 7, chloroplastic (The sequence of the model RefSeq protein was modified relative to this genomic sequence to represent the inferred CDS: inserted 1 base in 1 codon; substituted 2 bases at 2 genomic stop codons) has translation MAAILDNLSFSISFSLQKLDTHELNSPKIERFHRFRIEMQKRESKSPIKSGINGKPNGKPLNMDRIPIAMVPITEAMKTMTQSEKRPGILTRLTQIVNRETTSAIEVKKPSIEGSNILPSDETFSWANENYNPVQRTLDLCSFVISLHLRLLLNNSKWSYPRGFTEIKQKTRRKKTASWLRERVLQLGPTFIKIGQLSSTRSDLFPHEIIHELAKLQDRVPAFSSTKAKCLIERELGAPVDELFKEFEDQPIAAASLGQVHRAILHNGERVVVKVQRPGLKKLFEIDLRVLKLIAEFFHRNEILCGLTKDWMGIYEECEKILYQEIDYVNEAKNAERFRRDFRNIKWVRVPQVFWDYTAMKVLTLEYVPGIKINNLDAIDKKGYNRSRISSRAIEAYLIQILKTGFFHADPHPGNLAIDVDESLIYYDFGMMGEIKSLTRDKIFDLFYAAYEKDEKKITNSLISLGAIQPTGDMLAVRRSVKYFMENSINQMPNKHTNLAAISDVSTLXKKIWQYMIXSMKMLLLLLXDLFAIATDQPFRFPATFIFVMRAFSTLEGIGYTLDPKFSFIKIAAPYAQELLYLKQTQHTGTQLLQEIQKQADNARSYTMSMPYRVQHIEDFIKQIETGDIKLHVRVLESERAAQKTRILQIATMYTAIWCMLINLGVILTIHGNLFLANGLFISSGFLLVLFLMSMQRVKMLDDFKKMV, from the exons ATGGCGGCAATTCTGGACAATCTCAGCTTCTCAATCTCTTTTTCTCTTCAAAAACTTGATACTCATGAACTTAATTCCCCTAAAATCGAGAGGTTTCACAGGTTTCGTattgagatgcagaagagagaatcAAAATCCCCCATAAAAAGTGGCATCAATGGTAAACCTAACGGAAAGCCCCTAAACATGGATCGTATCCCAATAGCCATGGTTCCTATAACCGAAGCAATGAAAACGATGACTCAATCTGAAAAACGACCAGGAATTCTTACCAGATTAACACAGATTGTTAATAGAGAGACCACTTCAGCCATTGAAGTTAAAAAACCTTCAATCGAAGGATCAAACATCTTGCCATCAGATGAAACCTTTAGCTGGGCAAATGAGAATTACAATCCAGTTCAAAGAACATTAGATCTATGTTCATTCGTTATTTCCCTCCATCTTCGTCTTCTACTCAACAACTCAAAATGGTCATACCCTAGAGGCTTCACAGAAATCAAACAG AAAACCAGAAGAAAAAAAACGGCATCATGGTTAAGAGAACGTGTATTGCAACTTGGTCCAACTTTTATAAAGATTGGACAATTATCATCAACAAGATCCGATCTATTTCCACATGAAATCATACACGAACTTGCTAAGTTAcag GACAGAGTTCCTGCCTTTTCATCAACAAAAGCAAAGTGTTTGATTGAGAGAGAATTAGGAGCTCCAGTTGATGAACTGTTCAAGGAGTTTGAAGATCAACCAATTGCAGCTGCTAGCCTAGGTCAG gtACATAGGGCTATACTGCATAATGGAGAGAGGGTAGTTGTGAAAGTTCAAAGACCTGGTCTCAAGAAGCTTTTTGAGATTGATTTAA GAGTTTTGAAGCTAATTGCGGAGTTTTTTCATAGAAATGAAATTCTTTGTGGTCTGACAAAGGACTGGATGGGGATCTATGAAGAATGTGAAAA GATTCTATACCAggagattgattatgtaaatgaaGCCAAAAATGCTGAAAGATTCCGTCGGGATTTTCGTAATATTAAGTGGGTCCGTGTGCCT CAAGTTTTCTGGGATTATACTGCAATGAAGGTGCTTACATTGGAGTATGTTCCAG GAATTAAGATTAATAATTTAGATGCGATAGATAAAAAGGGTTACAATCGATCTAGAATTTCTTCACGTGCAATTGAAGCATACTTAATTCAG ATATTAAAAACTGGTTTCTTTCATGCTGATCCTCATCCTGGAAATCTTGCAATTGATGTTGACGAATCATTAATCTATTACGATTTTGGGATGATGGGCGAGATTAAATCCTTAACAAGAGATAAAATATTTGATCTTTTTTATGCTGCTtatgaaaaagatgaaaaaaag ATTACGAACAGTTTAATAAGTCTTGGAGCGATTCAACCTACTGGAGACATGTTAGCa GTGAGGAGATCTGTGAAGTATTTTATGGAAAATTCGATAAATCAAATGCCAAATAAGCACACGAATTTGGCTGCAATAAGTGACGTAAgcactt taaaaaaaatttggcAATATATGATATGATCGATGAAAATGTTGTTATTACTTTTGTAGGATTTATTTGCTATAGCAACAGATCAACCTTTTAGATTTCCAGCCACCTTCATCTTTGTAATGAGGGCATTTTCAACCCTTGAAG GGATTGGTTATACACTTGATCCAAAATTTTCTTTCATCAAGATTGCTGCACCTTATGCACAG GAATTGTTGTACCTCAAACAAACACAACACACTGGAACACAACTTCTCCAAGAAATACaaaaacaagcagataat GCAAGATCATACACCATGTCAATGCCTTACAGAGTCCAACACATTGAAGACTTCATCAAACAAATTGAAACAGGAGACATTAAACTTCATGTCAGAGTCCTAGAG TCTGAAAGAGCAGCTCAAAAGACAAGAATATTGCAAATTGCAACCATGTATACAGCTATCTGGTGTATGCTTATTAATCTTGGTGTCATATTAACCATTCATGGCAACTTATTTTTAGCAAATGGATTATTTattagttcag GTTTTCTTCTAGTGTTATTTCTTATGTCTATGCAAAGGGTAAAAATGCTTGATGATTTCAAAAAGATGGTTTGA